One Pectobacterium polaris DNA window includes the following coding sequences:
- a CDS encoding SAVED domain-containing protein, giving the protein MVDLDEVGLAFHLADPGPKAKVSLKKLVQKCLLYSLDMGLEAFLSAQTADSSWTFTSVKSKDAVDIFIAARDGLLGRTKGRGQEISEKTAQKVWADAGARCMFEGCAHDLSEIALWTQAARVGYLAHIVASDPEGPRGSQVDSHRLANVAENIMLMCDEHHRLIDSFSPQYYTAEILNEMRRSHRDIVRNYLDSLAFQRTKAVTLHANLANVPTYFHDSELIEAIVATRRAMEPGVVHYMRRKSQRDDRHLPEFWYQYLREHEHHIRELVTGFDSSNGLSTENLAIFPLHHIPTLVLAGRVMGEAQAIQVFQYDRGRKTWAWDSKANAHPAGTFRVSPLPPTRADEVFITLELSASLDEDSLSPEFRGEVDAGKIPWIRVTTSETGAGCIGCPEDLEQFSRAARAAIVHAQDVMRVAKVHLIAISPASTVFRFGQMLQAGNHPEYVVYDRAGRDYKFVPALSITGHDVSATHGQNSVSISLR; this is encoded by the coding sequence TTGGTTGATCTTGATGAGGTAGGGCTCGCATTTCACCTTGCTGATCCTGGACCGAAAGCAAAAGTAAGTCTGAAAAAGCTAGTCCAAAAATGCTTGCTCTATAGTCTGGATATGGGGCTTGAAGCCTTCCTTTCTGCCCAGACCGCTGACAGTTCTTGGACATTTACGTCTGTAAAGAGTAAGGACGCAGTGGATATTTTCATCGCGGCCCGGGATGGGCTACTCGGAAGAACTAAAGGTCGGGGGCAAGAGATCTCAGAGAAAACGGCGCAAAAGGTTTGGGCTGATGCGGGTGCAAGATGCATGTTTGAAGGCTGTGCGCATGATCTGTCAGAGATTGCCTTATGGACCCAGGCTGCCAGAGTTGGATATCTGGCACATATCGTCGCATCGGACCCAGAGGGGCCTAGGGGTAGTCAGGTTGATTCACACCGTCTTGCCAATGTTGCCGAAAACATCATGTTGATGTGTGATGAGCACCATCGCCTGATTGATTCTTTTTCACCTCAGTATTACACCGCCGAAATTCTGAATGAAATGCGCCGGTCTCACCGTGATATTGTACGAAATTATCTGGACTCATTAGCGTTTCAGCGCACAAAAGCGGTGACTTTGCATGCAAACCTAGCAAACGTGCCGACCTACTTTCACGACTCTGAGCTGATTGAAGCCATTGTGGCGACCAGACGAGCCATGGAACCAGGTGTTGTCCATTATATGCGACGAAAATCACAGCGAGACGACCGTCATCTACCTGAGTTTTGGTACCAATATTTGCGTGAGCATGAGCATCATATTCGAGAGCTCGTTACTGGATTTGATTCCAGTAACGGTTTGAGCACCGAAAACCTTGCCATCTTCCCTTTGCACCATATCCCTACCTTGGTTTTGGCCGGTCGAGTGATGGGTGAAGCGCAGGCTATTCAAGTTTTCCAGTACGACAGGGGCCGCAAGACCTGGGCGTGGGACTCAAAGGCTAATGCTCATCCAGCAGGTACTTTTAGAGTTAGCCCTCTGCCGCCGACGCGCGCAGACGAAGTTTTTATAACACTTGAGCTGTCGGCCAGTCTTGATGAGGATTCACTTTCTCCTGAATTCAGAGGCGAAGTCGATGCCGGCAAAATCCCTTGGATTCGCGTCACTACCTCAGAGACAGGAGCTGGCTGTATTGGGTGTCCGGAGGATCTTGAACAGTTTTCGCGAGCTGCGCGCGCAGCAATTGTTCACGCTCAAGACGTGATGAGAGTTGCAAAGGTGCACCTAATCGCTATCAGCCCTGCCAGTACGGTGTTCCGTTTTGGCCAGATGTTGCAGGCAGGCAACCACCCTGAGTACGTGGTTTATGACCGCGCAGGACGGGACTACAAATTTGTTCCTGCTCTATCTATAACTGGCCATGATGTATCTGCCACTCACGGACAGAATTCCGTCAGTATTTCTCTTCGATAA
- the sstT gene encoding serine/threonine transporter SstT → METQHSRFLQYITHGSLVKQILLGLAAGIILASLSTQAALAAGLLGTLFVGALKAVAPILVLVLVMASIANHQQGQKTNIRPVLFLYLIGTFSAALIAVVLSVLFPSTLALNAQAADITPPSGIVEVLEGLLMSVIANPIHALLNANYIGILVWAVGLGIAFRHGSDSTKNMINDASNAVTMIVRVVIRFAPLGIFGLVASTLAETGFGALWGYAHLLMVLIGGMLLVALVVNPLIVYWKIRSNPYPLVLRCLRESGVTAFFTRSSAANIPVNMELCRKLNLDEDTYSVAIPLGATINMAGAAITITVLTLAAAHTLGIQIDVPTALLLSVVASLCACGASGVAGGSLLLIPLACSMFGISNDIAMQVVAVGFIIGVLQDSAETAVNSSTDVMFIAAVCHAEDAKLAEKERLNLL, encoded by the coding sequence ATGGAAACTCAACACTCTCGTTTTTTGCAGTACATTACCCACGGCAGCCTGGTTAAACAGATTCTTCTGGGCCTTGCGGCGGGTATTATTCTGGCTTCACTGTCCACGCAGGCCGCGCTGGCGGCTGGCTTATTGGGAACGCTGTTCGTCGGCGCATTGAAAGCCGTCGCCCCCATTCTGGTATTGGTGCTGGTCATGGCGTCTATCGCCAACCACCAGCAAGGACAGAAAACCAATATCCGCCCTGTCCTGTTTCTTTACCTCATCGGCACCTTCTCGGCGGCGCTGATTGCTGTCGTGCTAAGCGTCTTATTCCCTTCCACGCTGGCGCTCAACGCGCAGGCCGCCGACATTACGCCACCATCAGGGATTGTCGAAGTGCTGGAAGGGCTGTTGATGAGCGTCATCGCCAACCCGATTCACGCGCTGCTGAATGCGAACTACATCGGTATTCTGGTCTGGGCCGTTGGGCTGGGCATTGCATTCCGTCACGGTTCGGACAGCACCAAGAACATGATTAACGATGCCTCCAACGCGGTCACCATGATTGTGCGCGTCGTGATTCGTTTCGCACCGCTGGGGATTTTCGGTCTGGTCGCCTCAACGCTGGCGGAAACGGGCTTCGGTGCACTGTGGGGCTACGCCCATCTGCTGATGGTGCTGATTGGCGGCATGCTGCTGGTCGCGCTGGTGGTCAACCCGCTGATCGTCTACTGGAAGATTCGCAGCAACCCTTATCCGCTGGTGCTGCGCTGCCTGCGTGAGAGCGGCGTGACCGCCTTCTTTACCCGCAGCTCCGCCGCCAACATTCCGGTAAATATGGAACTGTGCCGCAAGCTGAATCTGGATGAAGACACCTATTCTGTCGCCATCCCGCTGGGTGCAACCATCAATATGGCTGGCGCGGCGATTACCATCACAGTGCTGACGCTGGCCGCCGCCCATACGCTGGGTATTCAGATTGACGTGCCGACTGCGCTGCTGCTCAGCGTCGTGGCTTCACTGTGTGCCTGTGGTGCCTCGGGCGTGGCGGGCGGTTCACTGCTGTTGATTCCACTGGCGTGCAGCATGTTCGGTATCTCCAACGATATCGCCATGCAGGTAGTTGCGGTTGGCTTCATCATCGGCGTATTGCAGGACTCCGCAGAAACCGCGGTGAACTCCTCAACGGACGTGATGTTCATCGCCGCCGTATGCCACGCGGAAGATGCCAAGCTGGCGGAAAAAGAGCGTTTGAATCTGCTGTAA
- a CDS encoding TerC family protein, whose product MHTIGTPWLWGSFAVIVIVMLAIDLLYQGRKGSTVMTFKQAAVWSIIWVTLSLLFNAGFWWYLDGTMGREVANAQSLAFLTGYLIEKALAVDNVFVWLMLFSYFAVPPQYQRRVLIYGVLGAIILRTLMVFGGSWLITQFQWLLYVFGAFLLFTGLKMALAKEDGGAIGDKPLVRWLRSRLRMTDSIENEKFFVRRNGILYATPLFLVLIMVEISDVIFAVDSIPAIFAITTDPFIVLTSNLFAILGLRAMYFLLAGVAERFSLLKYGLAVILIFIGTKMMLIDIFHIPVAISLGVVASILVITMLINVWVNKRAER is encoded by the coding sequence ATGCACACCATCGGCACGCCATGGTTATGGGGCAGCTTCGCTGTCATAGTTATAGTAATGCTGGCCATCGACCTACTCTATCAAGGGCGCAAAGGGTCGACGGTAATGACGTTCAAACAGGCTGCTGTCTGGTCTATCATCTGGGTCACGCTCTCTCTGCTGTTCAACGCCGGTTTCTGGTGGTATCTGGATGGCACGATGGGTCGCGAGGTGGCCAACGCCCAGTCGCTGGCCTTCCTGACCGGTTATTTGATCGAGAAAGCGCTTGCCGTCGATAACGTCTTCGTCTGGCTGATGCTATTCAGCTACTTCGCCGTTCCCCCGCAATACCAACGTCGCGTGCTGATTTACGGCGTGCTGGGTGCCATCATTCTCAGAACGCTGATGGTATTTGGCGGCAGTTGGTTAATCACGCAGTTCCAGTGGTTGCTCTACGTGTTCGGTGCCTTCCTGCTGTTCACCGGCCTTAAAATGGCGCTGGCGAAAGAAGATGGCGGAGCGATAGGCGACAAGCCGCTGGTGCGCTGGCTGCGTAGTCGTCTGCGCATGACGGATAGCATCGAGAATGAAAAATTCTTCGTCCGTCGTAACGGCATCCTGTACGCCACGCCGCTGTTTCTGGTGCTGATTATGGTTGAAATCAGCGACGTGATTTTCGCCGTAGACAGTATCCCAGCTATTTTCGCCATCACGACCGACCCCTTTATCGTGCTGACGTCAAACCTGTTCGCGATTCTGGGCTTGCGTGCGATGTACTTCCTGCTGGCTGGCGTGGCTGAACGCTTCTCGCTGCTGAAATATGGTCTGGCCGTCATCCTGATCTTCATTGGTACCAAGATGATGCTCATCGACATTTTCCATATTCCGGTGGCGATTTCTCTGGGCGTCGTTGCCAGCATTCTGGTCATCACCATGCTGATCAACGTCTGGGTGAACAAACGCGCCGAGCGTTAA
- a CDS encoding Gfo/Idh/MocA family protein — protein MIRFAIVGTSWITRQFVDAAHETGKLKLTAIYSRTAEKAQPFQADYMVDTLFDSLEAMAKSDLIDAVYLASPNSLHCEQALLFLSHGKHVICEKPLASNRYEVEQMVACARENQVVLFEAFKTASLPNFSVIQQSLPKVGKLRKVVLSYCQYSSRYPLYLAGENPNTFNPAFSNGSIMDIGYYCLAFAVALWGEPCTTQASATLLESGVDAHGSIILNYGDFDVTIVHSKVSHSAISSEIQGEDGSLVIEKVSECHNVKFIPREGKQLDLSQPQHINSMLYEAEVFATLVNNNDINHAELARSRTVAGLLTEIRRQTGVVFPADAATPGNAE, from the coding sequence ATGATTCGCTTCGCCATTGTAGGAACCAGTTGGATCACCCGTCAGTTTGTTGACGCCGCCCATGAAACCGGCAAACTGAAGCTCACCGCCATCTATTCACGTACGGCAGAAAAAGCGCAGCCGTTTCAAGCCGATTACATGGTGGATACGCTGTTTGATTCACTGGAAGCCATGGCGAAATCCGATCTTATCGACGCAGTGTATCTGGCCAGCCCTAATTCCCTGCATTGTGAACAGGCGCTGCTTTTCCTGAGCCACGGCAAGCACGTCATCTGTGAAAAACCGCTGGCTTCCAACCGCTATGAAGTCGAACAAATGGTCGCCTGTGCCAGAGAAAATCAGGTCGTCCTCTTTGAAGCCTTCAAAACCGCCAGTCTGCCCAATTTTAGCGTGATCCAGCAATCGCTGCCGAAAGTTGGCAAATTGCGTAAAGTGGTGCTGAGCTACTGCCAGTATTCCTCACGCTATCCGCTCTATCTGGCGGGTGAGAATCCCAACACGTTCAATCCGGCGTTCTCCAACGGTTCCATCATGGATATCGGCTACTACTGTCTGGCCTTCGCCGTCGCGCTGTGGGGAGAGCCGTGCACCACGCAGGCCAGCGCGACACTGCTGGAAAGCGGCGTTGATGCGCATGGCAGCATCATCCTGAATTATGGCGATTTCGATGTGACCATCGTCCACTCCAAAGTCAGCCACTCCGCTATTTCCAGCGAAATTCAAGGGGAAGACGGTTCGCTGGTGATTGAAAAAGTGTCCGAATGCCATAACGTGAAATTCATTCCACGTGAAGGCAAGCAGTTGGATCTCAGCCAACCGCAGCATATCAACAGCATGCTGTACGAAGCCGAGGTCTTTGCCACGCTGGTGAACAATAACGACATTAACCATGCGGAACTGGCGCGCTCACGCACCGTCGCAGGGCTGCTGACGGAAATTCGCCGCCAAACGGGTGTCGTATTTCCTGCCGACGCCGCGACGCCGGGAAATGCGGAGTAA
- the rlmG gene encoding 23S rRNA (guanine(1835)-N(2))-methyltransferase RlmG, with the protein MSQLELETCNLTLVRYPQVAENSALQAWDAADEYLLRELATMEIAPGPRLIFNDTFGALACGLQAQSPVSISDSYLSQLATRHNLELNGYDADAVTLLDSMAELPDAPALVVIKIPKTIALLEHQLRMLRKVVTPQTRIIAGAKARDIHTSTLQLFERVMGPTKTSLAWKKARLVHCEWAELKVSEQSLTTEWELDGYGYRIQNLANVYSRNGLDIGARFFMQHLPEQIDGKIIDLGCGNGVIGLAALEANPEATVGFFDESYMAVASSQTNVEVNRPQDIERCSFVVNHGLSRVRRDTLQAVLCNPPFHQQQAVTDEIAWQMFMDARRCLQVGGELRIVGNRHLDYFHKMKRLFGNCETLASNTKFAVLRSVKTGSSR; encoded by the coding sequence ATGAGCCAACTCGAATTGGAAACGTGCAACCTGACGTTGGTGCGTTATCCTCAGGTCGCTGAAAACTCGGCGCTACAGGCGTGGGATGCCGCAGATGAATATCTGCTGCGTGAACTGGCTACCATGGAAATCGCGCCGGGCCCGCGCTTGATTTTCAATGATACGTTTGGTGCGCTGGCCTGCGGTTTACAGGCGCAATCGCCCGTCAGTATCAGCGACTCTTATCTGAGTCAACTGGCGACGCGACATAATCTGGAACTGAACGGTTATGATGCCGATGCGGTAACCCTGTTGGACAGTATGGCAGAGCTACCCGATGCACCTGCGCTGGTGGTGATAAAAATACCGAAAACGATCGCGCTGCTGGAACACCAACTGAGAATGTTGCGCAAGGTTGTTACGCCGCAAACGCGCATCATCGCCGGTGCGAAAGCGCGGGATATTCATACCTCTACGCTGCAACTGTTTGAACGCGTGATGGGGCCGACGAAAACCTCGCTGGCCTGGAAAAAGGCGCGTCTGGTTCACTGTGAGTGGGCGGAACTCAAAGTCAGTGAGCAATCACTTACTACTGAGTGGGAGCTGGATGGTTACGGCTATCGCATTCAAAACCTGGCTAACGTGTATTCGCGTAATGGGTTGGATATCGGCGCTCGCTTCTTTATGCAGCACTTGCCGGAACAGATAGACGGTAAGATCATCGATCTCGGCTGTGGCAATGGCGTCATTGGGCTAGCGGCGCTGGAAGCCAACCCAGAAGCCACCGTCGGCTTCTTTGATGAATCCTACATGGCGGTGGCATCGAGCCAGACGAACGTTGAAGTCAACCGCCCGCAGGATATTGAGCGCTGTAGCTTCGTGGTGAACCACGGATTGTCTCGCGTTAGACGCGATACGTTGCAGGCGGTGCTGTGTAATCCGCCATTCCACCAGCAGCAGGCCGTGACGGACGAAATCGCCTGGCAGATGTTTATGGATGCCCGCCGTTGCCTTCAGGTTGGCGGAGAACTGCGCATCGTGGGGAATCGCCATCTGGATTATTTCCACAAGATGAAGCGCTTGTTCGGTAACTGTGAAACCCTCGCCAGCAACACGAAGTTCGCGGTACTACGCTCGGTGAAAACGGGCTCGTCCCGCTAA
- a CDS encoding NADPH-dependent 2,4-dienoyl-CoA reductase — protein MTAYPTLLSPLDLGFTTLKNRVVMGSMHTGLEEHPDGTERLAAFYRERAQGGVGLIVTGGIAPNAKGAVAKGGATLYDEAQLAHHQVLTQAVHDAGGKIALQILHAGRYSYQPDPVAPSAIQAPINRFAPREMSTQDIVQTIDDFARCAALAQQAGYDGVEIMGSEGYLINQFLVTHTNHRDDEWGGDFQRRSRFALEIVRAVRERTGPDFILIYRLSMLDLIEEGSSWQEIVQLAQAIEQAGATLINTGIGWHEARIPTIATLVPRGAFGWVTQKLMGKVRIPLITTNRINDPGVAEQLLAEGCADMVSMARPFLADAELVAKAQSGRADEINTCIGCNQACLDKIFAGKVTSCLVNPRACHETELPIQPARVAKRFAVVGAGPAGMAFAVNAAARGHQITLFESSSYIGGQFNIAKQIPGKAEFYETLRYYRRQLELLGVTLRLSTQATAADLLGFDDVILACGIVPRIPAIAGIDHPSVLSYLDVLRDKKPVGKRVAIIGAGGIGFDTAHYLLNENSLLNKNSLLNNEHSGNHRLNPQPPQAGHADFYAEWGIDKQLQHRGGLLPQQPDGLPHQRDITVLQRKTGKPGENLGKTTGWIHRTTLLRHGVTLLGGVEYHHIDDEGLHIIHDQQRRCLPVDNIIICAGQEPNRKLYDPLLAAGCHVHLIGGADVAQELDARRAIDQATRLALIL, from the coding sequence ATGACTGCCTACCCCACGCTGCTTTCCCCACTCGATCTTGGCTTCACGACGTTAAAGAACCGCGTGGTGATGGGATCCATGCATACCGGTCTGGAAGAACACCCGGACGGCACCGAAAGGCTGGCGGCATTTTACCGTGAGCGGGCTCAGGGCGGCGTCGGCCTGATTGTCACTGGCGGCATTGCGCCAAACGCCAAAGGTGCCGTTGCCAAAGGCGGAGCGACCCTGTATGACGAGGCGCAGCTCGCACATCATCAGGTGCTGACGCAGGCGGTACACGACGCAGGCGGGAAAATCGCGCTGCAAATTCTCCACGCCGGACGCTACAGCTATCAACCCGATCCCGTCGCGCCATCGGCCATTCAGGCACCAATTAACCGCTTTGCACCACGAGAAATGAGTACGCAGGATATTGTGCAAACCATCGACGACTTTGCCCGTTGCGCCGCGCTGGCACAGCAGGCGGGTTACGACGGCGTGGAAATTATGGGATCGGAAGGCTACCTGATTAATCAGTTTCTGGTGACGCACACCAACCATCGCGATGACGAATGGGGCGGCGATTTCCAGCGCCGTAGCCGCTTCGCGCTTGAGATTGTTCGCGCCGTGCGGGAACGAACAGGGCCGGACTTCATCCTGATTTACCGTTTATCGATGCTCGACCTGATAGAAGAAGGATCAAGCTGGCAAGAAATTGTGCAACTGGCGCAGGCGATTGAGCAGGCAGGTGCCACCCTCATCAATACCGGTATCGGCTGGCATGAAGCGCGAATTCCGACTATCGCCACGCTGGTGCCTCGCGGTGCCTTCGGCTGGGTAACGCAGAAGCTGATGGGGAAAGTCCGCATCCCGCTGATTACCACCAACCGCATCAACGATCCCGGCGTCGCGGAACAGCTTTTAGCCGAAGGCTGTGCCGACATGGTGTCGATGGCGCGTCCTTTTCTCGCCGACGCTGAACTGGTAGCAAAAGCACAGTCGGGACGTGCGGATGAAATCAATACCTGCATCGGCTGCAATCAGGCCTGCCTCGATAAGATTTTTGCTGGCAAGGTCACGTCCTGCCTGGTCAACCCACGCGCCTGTCACGAAACCGAACTGCCTATCCAGCCCGCACGCGTTGCTAAACGCTTTGCGGTGGTCGGCGCAGGGCCTGCTGGCATGGCCTTTGCCGTCAATGCCGCCGCACGCGGCCATCAGATCACACTGTTTGAGTCCTCTTCCTATATCGGCGGGCAGTTCAATATTGCCAAACAAATACCCGGCAAAGCGGAGTTTTATGAAACGCTGCGCTATTACCGTCGACAGCTAGAATTGCTCGGCGTCACGCTTCGCCTGAGCACGCAGGCAACCGCCGCTGATTTGCTTGGTTTTGATGACGTGATTCTGGCCTGTGGCATCGTGCCGCGTATTCCCGCGATTGCAGGTATCGATCACCCTAGCGTACTGAGCTATCTGGACGTGCTGCGCGACAAAAAGCCCGTCGGCAAACGGGTCGCCATTATCGGCGCAGGCGGCATCGGTTTTGATACCGCGCATTATCTTCTTAACGAGAACAGTCTTCTAAACAAGAATAGTCTTCTTAACAACGAGCACAGTGGCAACCATCGTCTTAATCCCCAGCCTCCTCAAGCGGGACATGCTGACTTTTATGCGGAATGGGGCATCGATAAGCAATTGCAGCACCGGGGCGGCCTGCTGCCTCAACAGCCTGACGGGCTTCCCCACCAGCGGGACATTACCGTATTACAGCGGAAGACCGGCAAGCCCGGTGAAAATCTGGGGAAAACGACAGGCTGGATACATCGCACCACGCTGCTGCGCCACGGTGTAACGCTGCTGGGCGGCGTGGAATATCATCATATTGATGATGAGGGGCTGCACATTATTCACGACCAGCAACGACGCTGTCTGCCAGTGGATAACATCATTATCTGTGCCGGTCAGGAACCTAACCGTAAGCTGTATGACCCCTTACTCGCAGCTGGGTGTCACGTTCATCTGATTGGCGGTGCCGATGTGGCGCAGGAACTGGACGCACGCCGGGCAATCGATCAGGCCACCCGGCTGGCGTTAATACTGTAG